A stretch of the Prochlorococcus marinus str. MIT 0918 genome encodes the following:
- the crtL gene encoding lycopene beta cyclase, which yields MKLKKCSDVLVMGAGPAALCIASELIEQGLNVSALASHSPEKPWPNTYGIWAEELESLGIASLLGHRWKNTVSYFGDGQNNDGNHLVTHCFDYGLFDQAAFQNELLKKCLGLEWSIETAKNIRYTDEITEVICSSGNTYRARVVIDASGHRSPFIRRSYKEDVAQQSAYGIVGRFSCPPVDKDQFVLMDFRPDHLTNEQLKEPPTFLYAMDFGEGVFFVEETSLAFSPPVSWNTLKERLLARLSSRGIKVLEVMHEEYCLFPMNLPLPDRNQALLAFGGSASMVHPASGYMVGALLRRSPSLARQLSKSLSIDPPLDSKALAKEGWRVLWSNELIQRHRLYQFGLNRLMSFDEALLRTFFATFFKLSKKDWSRFLANTLPLHELIIVMLKLFTLAPLKIKLGMIGIVKN from the coding sequence TTGAAATTGAAAAAATGTTCAGATGTATTGGTTATGGGCGCAGGACCTGCTGCTCTTTGCATTGCCTCTGAATTGATTGAACAAGGATTGAATGTAAGTGCGTTAGCCTCACATTCTCCTGAAAAGCCTTGGCCTAATACCTATGGAATCTGGGCTGAAGAGCTTGAATCGCTAGGGATAGCAAGTCTTTTAGGTCATCGGTGGAAAAATACGGTTAGTTATTTTGGGGATGGTCAAAATAATGATGGGAATCACCTTGTTACTCATTGTTTTGATTATGGACTTTTTGACCAAGCAGCTTTTCAGAATGAGCTGTTAAAAAAATGCCTTGGTCTTGAATGGAGTATAGAAACGGCTAAAAATATTAGATATACAGATGAAATAACCGAAGTGATATGCTCTTCAGGAAATACATATCGAGCTAGAGTAGTTATTGATGCTAGTGGACATAGGTCACCGTTTATTCGACGTTCTTATAAAGAGGATGTTGCACAACAATCAGCATATGGAATTGTTGGAAGATTTAGTTGCCCACCTGTTGATAAAGATCAATTTGTTCTTATGGACTTTCGCCCGGACCATTTGACAAATGAACAATTAAAGGAGCCACCTACGTTTTTGTATGCAATGGATTTTGGTGAGGGAGTTTTTTTTGTAGAAGAAACCTCTCTTGCTTTTTCACCCCCAGTTTCATGGAATACTTTGAAGGAGAGATTACTTGCAAGACTATCAAGTCGTGGAATTAAAGTTTTAGAAGTAATGCATGAAGAATATTGTTTGTTTCCAATGAATCTTCCTTTGCCTGATAGGAATCAAGCTTTACTTGCTTTTGGTGGCTCAGCCAGTATGGTACATCCTGCTTCTGGTTATATGGTAGGAGCACTTTTGAGAAGATCTCCTTCACTGGCTCGACAACTATCAAAATCATTGTCAATAGACCCTCCTTTAGATTCAAAGGCCTTGGCTAAAGAAGGTTGGAGAGTTCTATGGTCTAATGAATTAATACAAAGACATAGGTTATATCAATTTGGTTTAAATCGTTTGATGAGTTTTGATGAGGCTCTGTTGAGAACTTTTTTTGCTACCTTTTTTAAATTATCTAAGAAAGATTGGTCGAGATTTCTTGCCAATACATTGCCTCTTCATGAATTGATAATAGTAATGTTGAAGCTTTTTACATTAGCTCCATTAAAGATAAAATTAGGGATGATTGGGATAGTTAAAAATTAA
- a CDS encoding glycoside hydrolase family 57 protein, which produces MFTGKLALVLHAHLPYVRSANPGSLEEDWFFQALFECYLPILKVLEKSLQEKDETPKITISLSPTLLSLLDDKDLKARFPDWLKDRLNLLNYIDKERQIASDYLDKYINNQLSDWESCEGNLIQRFSQLQKYNVVDLLTCAATHGYLPLLRENIECVKAQLSTAVKEHFRFFGVKPKGIWLPECAYYEGLDKLMLECGLRYSILDGHGLLHANPRPRYGIYAPICSSNGVAFFGRDSDSTLPVWSSREGYPGDKNYREFHRDLGWDLPQKILKKIGIKDSRPLGLKLHKVTSRNTSLTEKKFYDPKLAAEKAKEHAKNYLQDRHIQLKRLNQEIDQEPILVAPFDAELFGHWWFEGPIFLAEIFKQAKEENIFFTNLNDILRSTSKLQLCEPCPSSWGQGGFHKYWLNESNSWLISEWSKAGKAMVNRCSNGVEKEYEIRILQQAARELLLSQSSDWSFILKAGTTTDLAKKRIYKHLDRFWTLINALDREDNPSDLKLKEFELEDSIFPLIQAKDWCKI; this is translated from the coding sequence TTGTTTACAGGCAAACTCGCCCTTGTTCTGCATGCTCATCTTCCATATGTGAGATCTGCAAACCCTGGATCTCTTGAAGAGGACTGGTTTTTCCAGGCTCTCTTTGAATGTTATCTACCTATCTTAAAAGTACTTGAGAAATCATTACAAGAAAAAGATGAAACGCCAAAAATCACCATTTCTCTATCACCCACACTTCTATCTCTTTTAGATGACAAAGATTTAAAAGCTAGGTTTCCTGATTGGTTGAAAGATAGATTAAATCTTCTTAATTATATTGATAAAGAAAGACAAATTGCATCTGATTACCTAGACAAATATATAAATAACCAACTAAGTGATTGGGAATCATGTGAAGGGAACCTAATACAAAGGTTTTCGCAACTACAAAAATATAATGTAGTTGATCTACTTACTTGTGCAGCCACTCATGGATATCTTCCATTACTTAGAGAAAACATAGAGTGTGTCAAAGCACAATTATCAACTGCTGTAAAAGAACATTTTCGTTTTTTCGGAGTAAAACCTAAAGGGATATGGCTACCAGAATGTGCTTATTATGAAGGCTTAGATAAATTAATGCTGGAATGCGGCCTTAGATATTCAATTTTAGATGGACATGGCTTATTACATGCTAATCCTAGGCCTAGGTATGGGATATATGCACCAATTTGTTCTAGTAATGGTGTTGCCTTTTTTGGTAGAGATAGTGACTCAACACTACCAGTTTGGTCTTCGAGAGAAGGATACCCAGGAGATAAAAACTACAGAGAGTTTCATCGCGATTTAGGGTGGGATCTACCTCAAAAAATATTAAAAAAAATTGGGATAAAAGACTCCAGGCCTCTTGGTTTAAAACTTCATAAAGTCACTTCAAGAAATACATCTCTGACTGAAAAAAAGTTTTACGATCCAAAATTGGCAGCCGAAAAAGCTAAAGAACATGCAAAGAATTATCTCCAAGATAGACATATACAACTTAAACGATTAAATCAAGAAATTGATCAAGAACCAATCTTAGTAGCCCCATTTGATGCAGAACTCTTTGGGCATTGGTGGTTTGAAGGACCAATATTTTTAGCCGAGATATTTAAACAAGCCAAAGAAGAGAATATATTCTTTACTAATTTGAATGATATTCTAAGGTCTACTTCAAAATTACAATTATGTGAGCCTTGCCCGTCAAGTTGGGGGCAAGGAGGTTTTCACAAATACTGGCTTAATGAAAGTAATTCCTGGTTAATTTCTGAATGGAGTAAGGCTGGGAAGGCAATGGTAAATAGATGCAGTAATGGAGTCGAAAAAGAATACGAAATTAGAATTCTTCAACAAGCAGCTAGAGAATTACTACTTTCTCAATCATCAGACTGGAGCTTTATATTAAAAGCTGGAACTACTACTGATTTAGCTAAAAAAAGAATCTATAAACATTTAGATCGTTTTTGGACCTTGATAAATGCATTAGATAGAGAAGATAATCCTTCAGATTTAAAACTTAAAGAATTTGAATTAGAAGACTCTATATTTCCATTAATTCAAGCCAAAGACTGGTGCAAAATATAA
- a CDS encoding 2-isopropylmalate synthase, with protein MAKDPGRVLIFDTTLRDGEQSPGASLNLEEKLAIAHQLARLGVDIIEAGFPFASQGDFKAVQRIADQVGGEDGPIICGLARASKSDIKACGEAISPAPRKRIHTFIATSDIHLKHKLRKSRSDVLQIVPEMVSYARSFSEDVEFSCEDAARSDPNFLYQIIQSAISSGASTINIPDTVGYTTPTEFGQLIAGINKNVPNIDEAVLSVHGHNDLGLAVANFLEAVKNGARQMECTVNGIGERAGNAALEELVMALHVRRRYFNTFLGKEMNSPTPLTAIRTEEITKTSRLVSNLTGMVVQPNKAIVGANAFAHESGIHQDGVLKNRLTYEIVDAKTVGLSDNRISLGKLSGRSAVRARLEDLGYDLTREDLNDAFARFKDLADRKREITDRDLEAIVSEQVMQPEARFQLKLVQVSCGTALKPTATVTIEDQEGQEQTTVALGTGPVDAVCKALKSLTNEQNELIEFSVKSVTEGIDALGEVTIRLRRNGQIFSGHSSDTDVVVASAQAYINALNRLVSSDQNFALHPQYDVVNGNL; from the coding sequence ATGGCTAAGGATCCTGGAAGAGTTTTGATTTTTGATACAACTCTCAGAGACGGGGAACAATCTCCTGGTGCAAGTTTAAATTTGGAAGAGAAATTAGCGATAGCACATCAACTTGCAAGATTGGGTGTTGATATTATAGAGGCAGGCTTCCCTTTTGCTAGTCAAGGAGACTTTAAGGCTGTTCAGAGAATTGCTGATCAAGTCGGAGGGGAGGATGGTCCGATTATTTGTGGTTTAGCAAGAGCTTCTAAATCAGATATAAAAGCATGTGGAGAAGCTATATCTCCAGCCCCAAGAAAGCGTATTCATACTTTCATTGCAACTAGCGATATTCATTTAAAACACAAACTTCGTAAGTCAAGATCTGATGTTCTTCAGATAGTTCCTGAAATGGTTAGTTACGCAAGATCATTTTCAGAAGATGTTGAGTTTTCTTGCGAAGATGCAGCAAGAAGTGATCCAAATTTCCTATACCAAATAATTCAAAGTGCTATTTCTTCAGGAGCTTCCACCATTAATATTCCTGATACTGTCGGATATACAACACCAACAGAATTTGGACAATTGATCGCTGGAATAAACAAGAATGTTCCAAATATTGATGAAGCGGTTTTATCTGTTCATGGTCACAATGATTTAGGACTTGCAGTGGCTAATTTTCTTGAAGCAGTTAAAAATGGTGCTAGGCAAATGGAATGCACTGTTAATGGCATTGGTGAAAGAGCAGGAAATGCAGCCCTTGAAGAGTTAGTTATGGCGTTACATGTAAGAAGAAGGTATTTTAATACTTTTTTAGGGAAAGAGATGAATAGTCCAACCCCACTAACTGCTATAAGAACAGAAGAAATTACCAAGACATCTCGGCTAGTCTCAAATCTTACTGGAATGGTTGTTCAACCTAATAAAGCAATAGTAGGAGCAAATGCTTTTGCACATGAATCAGGTATTCATCAAGATGGTGTTTTAAAAAACAGACTTACTTATGAAATAGTTGATGCAAAAACAGTTGGACTTAGCGATAATAGAATTTCTTTAGGAAAATTAAGTGGTAGAAGTGCTGTTAGAGCAAGATTAGAAGATCTAGGTTACGACTTAACTAGAGAGGATTTAAATGATGCATTTGCTAGATTTAAGGATTTAGCAGACCGTAAAAGAGAAATTACAGATAGAGATCTGGAGGCCATAGTTAGTGAACAAGTGATGCAACCTGAAGCACGTTTCCAATTAAAATTAGTGCAAGTAAGTTGTGGAACAGCTTTAAAACCAACAGCTACAGTGACTATTGAAGATCAGGAAGGACAGGAACAGACAACAGTAGCTTTAGGAACCGGTCCAGTAGATGCAGTATGCAAAGCCCTTAAATCTTTGACTAATGAACAAAATGAATTAATTGAATTTTCAGTAAAATCAGTCACTGAGGGTATAGATGCACTTGGTGAGGTCACAATTAGGTTGAGGAGGAATGGACAGATTTTCTCAGGACACTCTTCAGATACTGATGTGGTTGTAGCTTCAGCTCAGGCCTATATAAATGCTTTGAACAGACTTGTTTCTTCAGATCAGAATTTTGCATTGCATCCCCAATATGATGTTGTAAACGGAAATCTTTAG